GCAGGGGGCGTCGACGAGGATCCGGTCGTAGGTGCCGGCGGCCGCAGCGGCACGCTCGCGTCCGTCCATCTCGCTGACCGGCACATCGGCGGGGACGCCGCGGAGCGCGGAGCGGACGAGGCCCGCCCGAGCGTGCGAGATCTCGTTCGCCTCGAGCGTGGCGCCCTGCACGATCGCCTCGGCGGCCAGGAGGGCGGTCTTTCCCCCGGGGCCGGCGCAGAGATCGAGCCACCGCTCCCCCGTCCGCGCCGGCACGGCGCGGGCGAGCGCGAGCGCCACCAGCTGCGAGCCCTCGTCCTGCACACGGATGCGACCGTCCGCCGCGCGCACGACGTGCTCCGGGTCCCCGCCGGCGGACACCGCGCCCACCGGGGAGTACGGCGTCGGCGACAGCCCGTCCGGGCGTTCCGCGAGACCCGGCAGCACCGCGAGGGTGACGCGCGGGGATGCGTTGTCCGCCCGCAGAAGCTCGTCGAGTTCGTCTGCGCGTCCCTCGGCGGCGAGGGCGCGCCGGAACGCGCGCAGGATCCACACCGGATGCGAGGTCGCGAGGCCCAGACGCTCGTCGTCCGAACGCGCCGTTTCCTGGATGCGGGTGATCCACTCGCCGGGCGTGTCGCGGGAGATGCGCCGTAGCACGGCGTTGGCGAACCCGGTCGGCCCCGGCCCCGCCGTCGCCCGGACGAGGGCGACCGTCTCGTGCACCGCGGCATGGGAGGCGATCCGGGTCGACAGGAGCTGATGCGTCCCCAGCCGGAGGGCGTCCAGGACGTCCGCGTCGATCTCCTGGGTGGGCCGCCCCGCCGCCAGCGCGATGATCGCATCGTAGGTGCCCTCGCGGCGCAGGGTCCCGTAGGCGAGCTCGGTGGCCAGCGCCGCATCCTGGGTCGTGAGCCCCGCGCGCTCGATCTCGACGGGGAGCAGCAGGTTCGCGTAGGCCTCGTCCCGGTGGACGGCGCGCAGCGTCTCGTAGGCGACCCGACGCGGTCCGCGGGCGGCGTTCACGAGCCCACCGCCGGATCCGTCGTGCGAAGACCCCGGAACCAGTCCGCAGCGGACATCGCGCCTCTTCCCGCGGGCTGCACCCGCACGATCTCCAACGGCTCGGTGGCAGTCCCCACCAGCACCCTCCGGCCCTCGCTGACCAGCGCGCCCGGTCGCAGCGTCACGGCGGTGTCGCCGGGACGCAGCTCGAGCACCTTGACCCGCTGGGAATCCAGCGTCGTGAACGCTCCGGGTTCGGGCGTCGTGCCCTGCCACCGCGCCACGATCTCCTCGGCGGAGGCGGTCCAGTCCAGACGTCCGTCCTCCGCGGTCAGCTTGTGCGCGTAGGACGGTTCGCCGGTCTGTGCGACGGCGACGGCCGTGCCCGCCGCGATCTCGTCGACCACCCGCAGCAGCAGCCCGGCGCCCTCCTGCGCCAGATCCGTCAGGACACGGTCGGCGGTCGCGAGCGGGGGGACGCGGTAACGCACCTGGCCCAGGACGTCGCCCGCGTCGAGGCCGGCGACGAGCTGGAACACGTCGGCGCCGGTCTCCCGCTCCCCCGCCATGAGCGCACGCTGCACGGGGGCGGCGCCCCGCCAGGCCGGCAGGAGCGAGAAGTGCAGGTTGATCCAGCCGTGCCGCGGGGTGGACAGCAGGGGCTCGCGCACCAGGGCCCCGTACGCCACGATGACCCCGAGATCGGGGCGCAGGCCCTCGATGCGGGCGGTCGCCGCGTCGTCGAGCCGATCGGTCCGGTGCACGGTGAGGCCGAGCTGCTCGGCCGCGATCGCGACCGGCGACGGGGTGAGCACGCGCTTGCGGCCGACCGGCGCGTCGGTCCGGGTGATGACGTCCACGACGTCGTGGGCGGATGCAGCGAGCACCTGCAGGGACGGGACAGCCGCGTCGGGCGTTCCCGCGAAGACGAGACGCATGGAGCTCCTCATAGATCGGGATCGGGCACGTCGACCCGCACTCTGAGTGTATTCCGCGGCGCGCCGGGCCCCCGGCGCCGGCCCTTGCGCGCCTGGACGGCATCGGCGATGACCGCGGCGCGCAGCGTCTGCGTGACAGGCTTGCCCAGCGCGTAGTCGAACCGCACCAGCGCACGGTAGCGCGGGGGGTCCTCCCCCGGGATGACGACGGGACCGACCACGGCGTCGGCGGTCAGCGCGTGGACGTCACGCGCCAGCGCGCCGAGAGCCGCGTCGAGGGACGGACGGGTCCCCTCGACCACGGCGACACGGACGGTGGGCGGCATCTTCAGCGGGGCCCGTTCCGCCAGCTGTGCGCGCGCGTAGGCGGGCTGCGACCACGTGGCCAGTGCGCGCGCGACGGCTCCGGTCACGCCGGTGAGCAGCACCGGAGAGCCCGGCGCCGCGAGGGCGGCCGCGTTCGACCACCAGCGCAGGCACGACTCGGTGATGCGCAGGTCCTCGGCGAGCAGCATCCGGTCCCCGTCCAGGAGCAGGACGGCGCGGTACCCGCCTTCCGCGATCGGCTCGGCGCCCCGGGTCGCCACGACGAGCGCGGGGCGGCCGTCGACCCGGGTCAGGGGGTGCTCGCCGTCGGACAGGATGACGCGCGTGTTCGGGAAGGCGCGGCCCAGTTCGTCGGCCGTCCGCTCGCTGCCCGAGGAGGCCAGGCGCATCTCGGTGCCCTCGCAGTGACCGCAGCGCCAGCCGGCGATCCCCCGGCCGCACCACGCGCACTCCGGTGCACGACCCTGGGCGCGCACCCGCAACGGACCGGTGCAGTGGACGCACCGCGCCGGGGTGCGGCAGGAGGAGCAGACGACGACGGGGGCGTACCCGGGGCGGGACACCTGCACGAGCACCGGTCCGGCGGCGAGGGCCTCCCGGACGGCGGTGAAGGCGCTCGAGGGTATGCGCGCCTGCGCCGGCGAGTCCGAGGTCGCCGTCAGCACGACACGGGGGGTGAACCGACGTGCCGGTTCGACGTCGCGCACCCATCCGATCGCCACGAGACGCTCCACGTCGGTCGTGCGGGTGTGCCCGGCGATGAGGAGCGCCGAGCCCTCGGCCTCCTGCCGGACGAGGGCCGCATCCCGCGCATGCACACCGGGACTGAGCGGTTCGGACAGGAGCGGATCCCCGTCGTCCCAGACCACGACCAGGCCGGTCCGCGCCGCCGGGGCGTACACGGCGGAGCGATTACCGACGACGATGCAGGGCGCCTCGGCGAGGGTGCGGAGGTACGCGGCGTAGCGGGCGGGTCCCGACTGGCGGGCATCGACGGGCACCAGGGCATCCTCCGGCACCCGCTCGCGCAATGCCGTGAGCACCTGTTCCTGGTCCCGGTGGTCGGGGACGACGATGACGGCGCTGCGTCCGGCGGCGAGCGTCACCGTCGCCGCCGCTGCGAGGAGCACCGCCCATGCCCCGACGGTGCGATCCTCGGAGATGACGACCGGCTTCGCGGGGGCGCCGACCGCCAGGCGTTCGCCTGCCAGGATTCCGGCGCGCAGGGTCGGGAAGGCATCGAGGACGTCCTCCGCGGCACGGACCGCCACCGGGTCCACGGCCGGCGTCTCGGGCTGCTCGCGCTGCATCCAGGCCTTCTCGGCGCGCACCATCCGGCGCGGCACCGCCAGTCGCAGGATGTCGGCGGCGGACCCGGCTGCGCGGTCGGCGAGCCGACGCGCGAGGTCGTAGAGGCCCGGGGGCAGCACGGGGACGGGAGAGACGACCGCCTCGAGCTCCGACAGGGGACGGTCGGCGGGCTCCGCGATACCGCGCGCGATGACGAAGCCGTCCACGATGCGACCCGCGCTGCGCAACGGCACCCGGATGCGGACACCGGGCTGTGCGTCGGCGTCCAGGTGCGGGGGGACGGCGTAGTCGAACAGGCGGTCCAGCTGAGGGAGCGGACTCTCCAGCAGCACCCGGGCTATCGGACGGGCGGCGACGGCCGACCCGGCCTCGTCGAGCACGTCAGAGCCCGGCGGCGGCGCGCAGCTCCTCGACGCGGTCGAGGCGCTCCCACGTGAATTCGGGCAGCTCACGGCCGAAGTGCCCGTAGGCGGCCGTCGCGGCGTAGATCGGCCGCAGCAGGTCGAGCTGGTCGATGATGGCCTTGGGACGCAGGTCGAACACGTCCAGGATCGCCCGCGTGATCGCCTCGTCGCTCACGTGTGCGGTGCCGAAGCTCTCCACGTACAGTCCCACCGGCTTCGCCTTTCCGATGGCGTACGCGACCTGGACCTCGAGGCGGTCGGCGAGTCCGGCGGCGACCGCGTTCTTGGCCACCCAGCGCATCGCGTACGCCGCGGAACGGTCCACCTTCGAGGGGTCCTTCCCGCTGAAGGCGCCACCCCCGTGGCGCGCCGCCCCGCCGTAGGTGTCGATGATGATCTTCCGGCCGGTCAGCCCGGCGTCGCCCTTCGGACCACCGATGACGAACGGGCCTGCCGGGTTGATGTAGTACTGCACGTCGGGCAGGTCGAGACCGGTCGTGGCGAGGACAGGGTCGATGACGACCGCCCGCACCTGGGCGCGCAGCTCCTCCTGGCTGATGTCGGGGTGGTGCTGCGTCGACAGCACGACCGAGTCGACCGTCCTGGGCACGTGCCCCTCGTATCCGAGGGTGACCTGGGTCTTGCCGTCGGGACGCAGGAAGGGCAGCTCGCCGGACCGGCGCGCGTCGGCCAGCCGCTCCGCCATCCGGTGCGCCGTCCACGCCGCCATGGGCATGAACTGCGGAGTCTCGTTGGTGGCGAACCCGAACATGATGCCCTGGTCCCCCGCGCCCTGCTCGTCGCGCGGGTCGACCGAGCGTCCTTCGCGCTGTTCGAACGCGCGGTTCACGCCCGCGGCGATGTCGGAGGACTGCGCCCCGATCGAAACGCTCACACCGCAGGAGTCCCCGTCGAAACCGGTCTCGCTCGAGGTGTAGCCGATGCGGTTGACCACGTCGCGGACGAGAGCGGGGATCTCGACGTACGCGCGGGTCGACACCTCGCCCGCCACGTGCACGAGGCCGGTCGTGACCAGGGTCTCGACGGCGACGCGACCGTTCGGATCGTCCGCGATGATCGCATCGAGGATGCTGTCCGAGATCTGGTCGCAGATCTTGTCGGGGTGCCCCTCGGTGACGGACTCGGACGTGAACAGGCGCAACTCGGTCATCGGTACTCCCACTGGCGGCGGACCATGCCGCCCATCATGCGCGCGGCCCCGGACACGGATGTCACGGGGCCACGCTGCAGAACGAAAATTACTCGACGTGCCGCAGGCGCAGCTTGTCCTCGTGGATCTCGTGGAGCGCGATCGTGAGCGGCTTGTCCTCGATCGTCGAGTCGACGAGCGGGCCGACATTGTCGAAGAGGTTCCCCTCGTGCAGGTCGGAGTAGTAGTCGTTGATCTGGCGCGCACGCTTGGATGCGTAGATCACGAGCTGGTACTTGGAGTCGACCTTCTCGAGCAAGCTGTCGATGGGGGGCTCGATGATGCCCTGATTGGTCCCTGCCATGGCGAAACCTCCTGGTTCGGGGTGGCGGTGAGTGTGGGCTGGAAGCGTCGCCGTCAGGACGGACGCGGGGAGGCCTTCGTCAATTCTACGACCTCCCGTGCCGCATCGGCGACTTCGGCGTTGACGACGCGGTAATCGAACTCGTTCTGCGAGGCCAATTCCACCTTCGCGGTACGCAGCCGGCGTGCGCGTTCCTCGTCGTCCTCGGTGCCGCGACCGACGAGTCGCTGGACGAGTTCGTCCCAGCTCGGCGGCAGCAGGAACACGAGGGTGGCATCCGGTGCGGCGTCGCGCACCTGACGTGCCCCCTGCAGGTCGATCTCCAGCAGGACGCTCCGGCCCTCGGCGAGGGCCTTCTCGATGGGAGCCCTCGGGGTCCCGTACCGGTGCGCGTTGTGCACCGTGGCGTACTCGAGGAGCTCACCGCGGGCGATCAGGTCGTCGAAACCGGCGTC
The sequence above is a segment of the Microbacterium caowuchunii genome. Coding sequences within it:
- a CDS encoding RsmB/NOP family class I SAM-dependent RNA methyltransferase, producing the protein MNAARGPRRVAYETLRAVHRDEAYANLLLPVEIERAGLTTQDAALATELAYGTLRREGTYDAIIALAAGRPTQEIDADVLDALRLGTHQLLSTRIASHAAVHETVALVRATAGPGPTGFANAVLRRISRDTPGEWITRIQETARSDDERLGLATSHPVWILRAFRRALAAEGRADELDELLRADNASPRVTLAVLPGLAERPDGLSPTPYSPVGAVSAGGDPEHVVRAADGRIRVQDEGSQLVALALARAVPARTGERWLDLCAGPGGKTALLAAEAIVQGATLEANEISHARAGLVRSALRGVPADVPVSEMDGRERAAAAAGTYDRILVDAPCTGLGALRRRPEARWRKSAADVADLSALQGELLSAAITALRPGGVVAYVTCSPHLAETTGVVAEALRQWGDEVEELDARAAVQSVSRTPLDLPEPASGSGRAQLWPHRHGTDAMFLSLLRRR
- the fmt gene encoding methionyl-tRNA formyltransferase, which encodes MRLVFAGTPDAAVPSLQVLAASAHDVVDVITRTDAPVGRKRVLTPSPVAIAAEQLGLTVHRTDRLDDAATARIEGLRPDLGVIVAYGALVREPLLSTPRHGWINLHFSLLPAWRGAAPVQRALMAGERETGADVFQLVAGLDAGDVLGQVRYRVPPLATADRVLTDLAQEGAGLLLRVVDEIAAGTAVAVAQTGEPSYAHKLTAEDGRLDWTASAEEIVARWQGTTPEPGAFTTLDSQRVKVLELRPGDTAVTLRPGALVSEGRRVLVGTATEPLEIVRVQPAGRGAMSAADWFRGLRTTDPAVGS
- a CDS encoding primosomal protein N', which translates into the protein MLDEAGSAVAARPIARVLLESPLPQLDRLFDYAVPPHLDADAQPGVRIRVPLRSAGRIVDGFVIARGIAEPADRPLSELEAVVSPVPVLPPGLYDLARRLADRAAGSAADILRLAVPRRMVRAEKAWMQREQPETPAVDPVAVRAAEDVLDAFPTLRAGILAGERLAVGAPAKPVVISEDRTVGAWAVLLAAAATVTLAAGRSAVIVVPDHRDQEQVLTALRERVPEDALVPVDARQSGPARYAAYLRTLAEAPCIVVGNRSAVYAPAARTGLVVVWDDGDPLLSEPLSPGVHARDAALVRQEAEGSALLIAGHTRTTDVERLVAIGWVRDVEPARRFTPRVVLTATSDSPAQARIPSSAFTAVREALAAGPVLVQVSRPGYAPVVVCSSCRTPARCVHCTGPLRVRAQGRAPECAWCGRGIAGWRCGHCEGTEMRLASSGSERTADELGRAFPNTRVILSDGEHPLTRVDGRPALVVATRGAEPIAEGGYRAVLLLDGDRMLLAEDLRITESCLRWWSNAAALAAPGSPVLLTGVTGAVARALATWSQPAYARAQLAERAPLKMPPTVRVAVVEGTRPSLDAALGALARDVHALTADAVVGPVVIPGEDPPRYRALVRFDYALGKPVTQTLRAAVIADAVQARKGRRRGPGAPRNTLRVRVDVPDPDL
- the metK gene encoding methionine adenosyltransferase encodes the protein MTELRLFTSESVTEGHPDKICDQISDSILDAIIADDPNGRVAVETLVTTGLVHVAGEVSTRAYVEIPALVRDVVNRIGYTSSETGFDGDSCGVSVSIGAQSSDIAAGVNRAFEQREGRSVDPRDEQGAGDQGIMFGFATNETPQFMPMAAWTAHRMAERLADARRSGELPFLRPDGKTQVTLGYEGHVPRTVDSVVLSTQHHPDISQEELRAQVRAVVIDPVLATTGLDLPDVQYYINPAGPFVIGGPKGDAGLTGRKIIIDTYGGAARHGGGAFSGKDPSKVDRSAAYAMRWVAKNAVAAGLADRLEVQVAYAIGKAKPVGLYVESFGTAHVSDEAITRAILDVFDLRPKAIIDQLDLLRPIYAATAAYGHFGRELPEFTWERLDRVEELRAAAGL
- the rpoZ gene encoding DNA-directed RNA polymerase subunit omega — its product is MAGTNQGIIEPPIDSLLEKVDSKYQLVIYASKRARQINDYYSDLHEGNLFDNVGPLVDSTIEDKPLTIALHEIHEDKLRLRHVE